The Ziziphus jujuba cultivar Dongzao chromosome 7, ASM3175591v1 genome includes a region encoding these proteins:
- the LOC107423900 gene encoding auxin-binding protein ABP19a: protein MNSPALIIFCFLLLSAFSHAAVQDFCVADYSGPQSPAGYSCKNPGKVTVDDFVYSGLGVAGNTSTFKAGITTAFVSDFPGLNGLGVSIARADLAPGGVVPLHSHPGASEILLVVEGTVTTGFVSSANSVYLKTLKKGDIIVFPQGLLHFAVNAGHSNALIFITFSSESPGLQILDTALFGSNLPTELIAKTTFLDPAVVKKLKGVFGGSG from the coding sequence ATGAATTCCCCTGCTTTGATCATCTTTTGTTTCCTGCTCCTCTCAGCTTTCTCTCATGCTGCCGTGCAAGACTTCTGCGTGGCAGACTATTCGGGTCCCCAAAGCCCTGCAGGCTATTCCTGTAAGAATCCTGGAAAAGTTACAGTAGATGATTTTGTATACTCGGGCCTAGGTGTTGCTGGAAATACCTCCACTTTCAAGGCTGGTATTACCACTGCATTTGTGTCAGACTTTCCTGGCTTGAATGGTCTTGGAGTTTCAATCGCTCGTGCAGATTTGGCACCCGGTGGTGTTGTCCCGTTACACAGCCACCCTGGGGCTTCAGAAATCTTGCTTGTTGTGGAAGGAACAGTCACAACTGGTTTTGTCTCCTCAGCCAACAGTGTGTATCTGAAAACTCTTAAGAAGGGAGACATTATTGTCTTCCCTCAAGGACTATTGCATTTCGCTGTGAATGCGGGTCACTCTAACGCCCTTATATTTATTACCTTTAGTAGTGAAAGCCCAGGCCTTCAAATTCTGGACACTGCTTTGTTTGGAAGCAATTTGCCTACCGAATTAATAGCTAAGACTACTTTCCTTGATCCTGCTGTGGTTAAAAAGCTTAAGGGAGTTTTTGGAGGCTCCGGCTAA
- the LOC107423874 gene encoding pentatricopeptide repeat-containing protein At5g66520 — MKQFKEAHTQLVVNGLTHPSPSLRPIISFAALDPSGDIDYALLLLLHQPSIPPLLFLFNTVIRGLARAAGDRPAFLTTSLLVFNRMAELNLAPNNFTFNFLLHGCSNCGAFDLGRQFHAMLVKKFFYMDVFVRNSVIQFYSVCGKLDDARCVFDESDELDVVSWNSIINGYVRNGDISEALNLFGKMPKRSDVSWNSVLGGLVKFGFLDNAYRLFMEMPRRTLVSWVIMVSGHAQNGHPKEALALFREMLSLDQKPNSAVLVSVLSACSQLGALDHGNWVYSYIQKEHLMIDSILSAALIDMYAKCGSIGLAMQVFKSSKVKGVSTYTAAISGLAMNGHGKEALQLFERMKDQGISPDSVSYLAVLCACSHEGWVDKGFHYFNSMFDVYGIRPELDHCACMVDLLGRAGLLQEAESFITSMPIKPDSAIWGALLGACRLHGNAEMGQRVGHMLIKYDKYHDGRYVLLSNIYAESMKGEDAEEVRKTMRKRKIMRVPGYSLIEVDGAVHEFLAGDRSHEKTEDIYLVWDAIVKEIKKFGYNAETRSVMFDVEEEDKEALIGYHSEKLALAFGFICTKPGSLIRIVKNIRICNDCHSAIKLVSKAFKRKISVRDRKRYHHFEEGRCSCMDYW, encoded by the coding sequence ATGAAACAATTCAAAGAAGCTCACACCCAGCTCGTCGTCAATGGCCTAACCCACCCATCGCCCTCTCTCAGACCCATCATCTCATTCGCCGCTCTGGACCCTTCCGGTGACATTGATTATGCTCTCCTTCTCCTCTTGCACCAGCCCTCCATTCCTCCATTACTTTTCCTATTCAACACTGTGATCCGAGGCCTTGCACGTGCCGCCGGGGACCGTCCCGCTTTCTTAACAACCTCGTTGCTTGTTTTCAACCGCATGGCTGAGCTTAATCTTGCACCTAATAACTTCACTTTCAATTTTCTCTTACATGGTTGCTCGAACTGTGGTGCATTTGATCTGGGTAGGCAGTTTCATGCCATGTTagtcaagaaatttttttatatggacGTGTTTGTTCGCAATTCGGTTATTCAATTTTACTCGGTGTGCGGCAAACTGGATGATGCGAGATGCGTATTTGACGAAAGTGATGAACTTGATGTTGTTTCGTGGAATTCTATCATTAACGGGTACGTTAGGAATGGTGATATATCGGAGGCTTTGAACCTGTTCGGTAAAATGCCCAAGAGAAGTGACGTTTCTTGGAATAGCGTACTTGGTGGTTTGGTCAAGTTTGGATTTCTAGACAATGCTTATAGGCTTTTTATGGAGATGCCACGTAGAACTTTAGTTTCTTGGGTTATCATGGTTTCTGGGCATGCTCAGAATGGACACCCAAAAGAGGCTTTGGCTTTATTTCGAGAGATGCTATCATTGGATCAGAAACCAAACTCAGCGGTTTTAGTTAGTGTCCTCTCTGCATGTTCACAGCTGGGAGCTTTGGATCATGGTAATTGGGTTTACTCTTATATCCAAAAGGAACATCTGATGATTGATTCAATACTTTCTGCAGCTTTGATCGACATGTATGCCAAATGTGGAAGCATTGGTCTTGCAATGCAAGTGTTCAAATCCTCCAAGGTGAAGGGTGTATCTACTTATACGGCTGCAATATCTGGGTTAGCAATGAATGGACATGGCAAGGAAGCACTTCAGCTTTTCGAAAGAATGAAGGACCAAGGCATTTCGCCAGATAGCGTTTCTTACCTTGCAGTTTTATGTGCTTGTAGTCATGAAGGATGGGTTGACAAGGGATTTCACTATTTTAATTCAATGTTTGATGTATATGGAATTAGACCAGAGTTGGATCACTGTGCCTGCATGGTTGATCTTCTTGGCCGTGCTGGTTTGCTTCAGGAGGCAGAAAGTTTTATTACTTCAATGCCAATTAAACCAGATAGTGCTATATGGGGGGCTCTTCTTGGTGCTTGTAGGCTTCATGGCAATGCAGAAATGGGTCAGAGAGTTGGGCATATGttgataaaatatgataaataccATGATGGACGCTATGTCCTACTGTCTAATATCTATGCTGAGTCCATGAAAGGTGAAGATGCTGAAGAAGTCAGGAAAACtatgagaaagagaaaaataatgcGGGTTCCAGGCTATAGTTTGATTGAAGTGGATGGTGCTGTTCATGAGTTTTTGGCTGGAGATAGATCCCATGAAAAAACAGAGGACATCTACTTGGTGTGGGATGCAATTGTTAAAGAGATAAAGAAGTTTGGCTACAATGCAGAGACTAGATCGGTCATGTTTGATGTAGAAGAGGAGGATAAAGAAGCTCTGATTGGATACCACAGTGAGAAACTGGCCTTGGCTTTTGGGTTCATCTGCACAAAGCCTGGATCATTAATACGGATTGTCAAGAATATTCGAATCTGCAACGATTGCCATTCTGCTATTAAGCTTGTATCAAAagcttttaaaagaaaaatttctgTACGAGATCGGAAACGCTATCATCATTTTGAAGAAGGTCGTTGTTCCTGCATGGATTACTGGTGA
- the LOC107423898 gene encoding auxin-binding protein ABP19a: MMKKMMISPVSFILSFLLIIFFSSHAAAQDFWPSDYSAPQGPAGYSSKKSGNITVDDFVFSGLGVAGNTSNVFKAAVTPAFVQQFPGVNGLGVSLVRADIAPGGVIPLHAHPRATEIILLVEGTVVAGFISTANDPYIKTLKKGDIMVFPKGLLHFIVNSAPSNALIFASFSSDNPGAQILDNALFAKNFPSELIAASTLLDVAEVKRLKGVFGGSG; the protein is encoded by the coding sequence atgatgaagaagatgatgatctccCCTGTTTCCTTCATCTTGTCTTTCCTCCTGATCATTTTCTTCTCATCCCATGCTGCGGCGCAAGACTTCTGGCCATCAGACTATTCGGCTCCTCAAGGCCCTGCAGGTTATTCTTCTAAGAAGTCTGGAAATATTACAGTAGATGATTTTGTATTCTCTGGCCTAGGCGTTGCTGGTAATACCTCCAATGTTTTCAAGGCTGCTGTGACCCCTGCATTTGTACAGCAATTCCCAGGAGTGAATGGGCTTGGAGTTTCTCTGGTTCGTGCAGATATAGCCCCAGGTGGTGTTATCCCATTGCATGCCCATCCAAGGGCTACAGAAATCATACTTCTTGTGGAAGGAACAGTAGTTGCTGGGTTCATCTCCACAGCCAATGATCCCTATATAAAAACTCTTAAAAAGGGCGACATTATGGTTTTCCCTAAAGGGCTATTGCATTTCATTGTGAATTCAGCTCCCTCCAACGCCTTGATATTTGCTAGTTTTAGTAGCGACAACCCGGGTGCTCAGATTCTGGACAATGCTTTGTTTGCAAAGAATTTTCCTAGTGAGTTAATAGCTGCCTCTACTCTACTTGATGTTGCTGAGGTTAAAAGGCTTAAGGGTGTTTTCGGTGGCTCTGGCTAA
- the LOC107423896 gene encoding auxin-binding protein ABP19a, with the protein MGHIPHTNTHQSKHQILNKVIKIMNSPASIIFCFLILSAFSHAAVQDFCVADYPGSESPAGYSCKNPERVTVDDFVFSGLGVAGNTSNAFKSGIRTAFVSDFPGLNGLGVSIARADLAPGGVVPLHSHPKASEILVLVEGTVTAGFVSSANNVYLKTLKKGDAMVFPQGLLHFAVNAGHSNALVFVSFGSESPGVQILDTALFGSNVPTGSIAKTTFLDPAVIKKLKGAFGGSG; encoded by the coding sequence ATGGGCCATATTCCTCACACAAACACCCACCAATCAAAGCACCAAATACTAAACAAGGTGATCAAGATCATGAATTCCCCTGCTTCGATCATCTTTTGTTTCCTGATCCTATCAGCTTTCTCTCATGCTGCCGTACAAGACTTCTGCGTGGCAGACTATCCGGGTTCCGAAAGCCCTGCAGGCTATTCCTGTAAGAATCCTGAAAGGGTCACAGTAGATGATTTCGTATTCTCGGGCCTAGGTGTTGCTGGAAATACCTCCAACGCTTTCAAGTCTGGTATTAGAACTGCATTTGTGTCAGACTTTCCAGGCTTGAACGGCCTTGGAGTTTCAATTGCCCGTGCAGATTTGGCGCCCGGTGGTGTTGTCCCGTTACACTCCCACCCTAAGGCTTCGGAAATCTTGGTTCTTGTGGAAGGAACAGTCACTGCTGGTTTTGTCTCCTCAGCCAACAATGTGTATCTAAAAACTCTTAAGAAGGGAGATGCTATGGTCTTCCCTCAAGGACTGTTGCATTTCGCTGTGAATGCGGGTCACTCTAACGCCCTTGTATTTGTTAGCTTTGGTAGTGAAAGCCCAGGCGTCCAGATTCTGGACACCGCTTTGTTTGGAAGCAATGTGCCTACCGGATCAATAGCTAAGACTACTTTCCTTGACCCTGCTGTGATTAAAAAGCTTAAGGGAGCTTTTGGAGGCTCCGGCTAA
- the LOC107423888 gene encoding germin-like protein — translation MKKIISPVAIICTFLLIVSISNAAVQDFCIADYSAPQSPSGYACKDPQNVTADDFVYSGIGFVGNTSNIFKASITNGFSPQFPGVNGLGLSMARADLAPGGVVPFHSHPRASEILLVSEGNVTAGLISSNNDVYLKNLTKGDIIVFPQGLFHFTVNIAPTQALVFVSFNSENPGVEILANTLFASDLPTEYIATTAFLDPVEIRRLKALFGGSG, via the coding sequence ATGAAGAAGATAATCTCCCCTGTTGCCATCATCTGTACTTTCCTCCTGATCGTCTCCATCTCTAATGCCGCCGTGCAAGACTTCTGCATAGCAGACTATTCTGCTCCCCAAAGCCCTTCAGGTTATGCCTGTAAGGATCCTCAAAACGTTACTGCCGACGATTTCGTCTACTCTGGAATAGGCTTTGTTGGGAACACATCGAACATCTTCAAGGCTTCTATCACCAATGGATTCTCACCTCAGTTTCCTGGAGTGAATGGGCTTGGACTTTCAATGGCTCGTGCTGATTTGGCACCTGGTGGTGTTGTCCCATTCCACAGCCACCCGAGGGCTTCAGAGATCTTGCTTGTTTCGGAAGGTAACGTAACTGCCGGGCTTATCAGCTCTAACAACGATGTGTATCTGAAAAATCTCACAAAGGGTGACATTATTGTCTTCCCTCAAGGGCTATTCCACTTCACTGTGAATATTGCTCCAACTCAAGCACTTGTCTTTGTTAGCTTTAACAGTGAAAACCCGGGTGTTGAGATTCTGGCCAACACTTTGTTTGCAAGCGATTTGCCTACTGAATACATTGCTACCACTGCTTTCCTTGACCCTGTTGAGATTAGAAGGCTCAAGGCTCTGTTCGGTGGCTCTGGCTAA
- the LOC107423921 gene encoding MOB kinase activator-like 1A, with protein MSLFGLGSRNQKTFRPQKSAPSGSKGAQLQNHINASLGSGNLREAVRLPPGEDIYEWLAVNTVDFFNQVNILYGTLTEFCTQSSCPKMTAGSKYKYLWADGVTVKRPIEVSAPKYVDYLMDWIEVQLDDESIFPQKLGAPFPPNFQDVVKTIFKRLFRVYAHIYHSHFQKIVSLKEEAHLNTCFKHFVLFTWEFRLIDEAELAPLYDLVESILQL; from the exons ATGAGTCTCTTTGGCCTAGGAAGCAG AAACCAGAAAACGTTTCGTCCACAGAAGAGTGCTCCATCAGGAAGTAAG GGCGCTCAGCTTCAGAACCATATTAATGCTTCTTTGGGCAGTGGAAACCTGAGAGAAGCTGTAAGATTGCCTCCTGGAGAAGATATTTATGAATGGCTGGCAGTAAACA CGGTTGACTTTTTCAACCAAGTTAACATACTCTATGGTACTCTTACTGAATTCTGCACACAATCCAGTTGCCCTAAAATGACTGCAGGATCAAA GTACAAATATTTATGGGCTGACGGAGTAACAGTTAAAAGACCAATAGAGGTCTCTGCTCCGAAATATGTAGACTATTTAATGGACTGGATTGAAGTTCAGCTAGACGATGAATCAATATTTCCTCAAAAATTGG GTGCACCTTTTCCTCCCAATTTCCAAGATGTAGTGAAGACAATTTTTAAGAGATTGTTCCGTGTATATGCACATATCTACCATTCGCATTTTCAGAAGATAGTGAGTTTGAAGGAAGAAGCTCATCTTAATACTTGCTTTAAGCATTTCGTCCTCTTCACATGG GAATTTCGATTGATTGATGAAGCAGAGCTTGCACCTCTTTACGACCTCGTTGAGTCTATTCTACAACTATAG
- the LOC107423925 gene encoding auxin-binding protein ABP19a-like translates to MHLLNEVKMSFPALFLIFSFLFSFSNAAVQDFCVADYSAPEGPAGYSCKKEAKVTVNDFVFSGLGVAGNTSNIIKAAVTPATASVFPGLNGLGVSLLRADLAPGGVIPFHTHPGASELALVVDGTICAGFVSSANNVYFKTLQKGDIMVFPQGLLHFQINTGKTKALFYASFSSAIPGLQILDYALFKNNLPTEIIAETTFLDPAVIKKLKGVLGGTN, encoded by the coding sequence atgCACCTATTGAACGAGGTGAAGATGAGTTTCCCAGCTCTCTTCTtaatcttttcctttctcttttccttCTCTAATGCTGCCGTGCAGGACTTCTGTGTTGCTGACTATTCAGCTCCTGAAGGCCCTGCTGGCTATTCTTGTAAGAAGGAAGCAAAGGTTACAGTAAATGATTTCGTATTCTCGGGCCTAGGCGTTGCTGGTAATACCTCAAATATTATCAAGGCTGCTGTGACCCCTGCAACTGCATCTGTTTTTCCGGGCTTGAATGGCCTTGGAGTTTCACTTCTTCGGGCAGATTTGGCCCCTGGTGGTGTTATCCCATTCCACACACACCCTGGAGCTTCAGAACTTGCACTTGTTGTGGACGGGACAATCTGTGCTGGATTTGTGTCCTCAGCCAACAATGTCTACTTTAAAACTCTTCAGAAAGGTGACATTATGGTTTTCCCTCAAGGGCTATTGCATTTCCAAATAAATACAGGTAAGACTAAAGCCCTTTTTTACGCTAGCTTTAGTAGCGCAATCCCGGGTCTTCAGATTCTGGACTATGCTTTGTTTAAAAACAATTTGCCTACTGAAATAATAGCAGAGACTACTTTCCTTGACCCTGCTGTGATTAAAAAGCTTAAGGGTGTTCTTGGTGGCACTAATTAA